The nucleotide window AAGAACATAATTACCAAACCCCAAACATTTCATGAGGAGAGAAAGATGTTTATggagatttaaaatatatatcgaTTCGATATATACAaatgaatatttataaaaatatcagaccATATAATTTGATGCCGATATGTATCAATCCATTATTATAATGAttgatatcaaataatataaattgatacATTACTAGATATGCTCTTTTCCATATCTTATCCACATTCCATTTCATTTCCCATAGgatatgatgaaaataatagaagataagaataattattcaagaagctttattgaagtaactttagcttaaatacattaacatgtctctctcctatttatacagattaggagaaaagATTATCTTGGATCGATTCAAAGAATGATTTACGAGTGAAAGACTTCGTGAGTAAAGAGCATATCGTTGCTGTTGTTACGATTGCTGTTGATGTGAGAGCGTTCCCCTTAAGTctgcccttcgttctccttaagtcccctCTTAGGAATTTAGTTGCAACGATATTGATCGCTGGTCGAAGGTaagggcgaagctttgcttttctcactgctctgataccatgatgaaaataataaaagataaaaataattattaaattttttttattaaagtaactttaatttaaatacattaacatgtccctctcctatttatacagaggaAAAATTTTCCGTAACAGAATAGAAAGATTTTCTCATataattgagaaaatcttatcttctatcgggATGGATTAAGTTTAAACCTTGATAGGGTGTCTTAGAAAGATCACgagaagaaaatataaaataattcttCGAAATAAATGCTAGGGCATTTCCCTATGTTAGAGCTTTGCTGCAATGGACAACCACCTCACCTGTGATGCAAGGAGTCCATGGGAAGGTTTAATTCCTCAACCACATACATTAAGTCAGAGAAGTGAGTAGGTTTCTGTGCATGACAGAGTGGTTCTTCTTCCCTAGAAAATGATTCATCAGCTTGCAGCATCAACAAAAGTATTGTCACCATCCACAGCACAACTTGTCCCCATTGCATGAATCAGCTGAGACATTTAGCAATGTGTACCACATCATCAGTCACCTTTGCACCACTGGAAACACCCCTGGCTCGGTACCTTGTTCTGGCCAGTTTGTCCACCACTGGAAAAAGCTTCAGACCTCAATGGGATGTGGAGATGGAAACAGAGAGTACAAGTGTGCACTGAAACATAAAACAAGGATGACAACAAAacacatgcaagatgagtccatggTGACAACAGAGAGTAGAAGTGTGCACTGAAACATAAAACAAGGATGACAACAAAacacatgcaagatgagtccatggTGACAACAGAGAGTAGAAGTGTGCACTGAAACATAAAACAAGGATGACAACAAAACACATTCAAGATGAGTCCATGGTGACAACAGAGAGTAGAAGTGTGCACTGAAACATAAAACAAGGATGACAACAAAACACATTCAAGATGAGTCCATGGTGACAACATAACTCGTATCGCAGCAACGGGGAAGACAAAGCTCCGCTCCATTCCAGATAGAAAACTTGTGTCCGTTTAGTCCTTCAAAACTAGCTTTTTGATTACTGGAGAAACAGGACCTGAGCAATACTAAAGAGGACAAGAGTTGCTCAAAGAAAGAATGTACCTTGTGTATCATGTGGGACGATAGAGTGACCATGTGATAGATCAGCAAGGAAAGCTTTAATTAATGTAATGAACCATGATTAGGCAGCTTTGTCTGGTGTTAGCCCTGCAAGCAAAGAATCATTACATAGAAAGCAAGACTGTATCTGCCATTACCGCATGGAGACATGAGCTTTGGCCTCGGCGGCCACCGTCATCTAATAGACCACATTAACCGTGTGAGCCGCATGACTGTATCTGCCATTACTGCATGAAGACATGAGCTTTGGACCCGGCAGCCACTGTCGTCTAATAATAGACTACATTGACCATGTGCAGGCACACGATCATGGAGGTGTTTTGCTATTTGGATCTAACAAATTGAGGGTGCAAGAAGACGGTCACACAAACAATGAGAATAGACAAAATACCAGCTGTGAAAACAAAAGCCAAGATGGCCACTTTTTGCAAGAATGACAAGCGAAACTACAATAGAACTTGTTGACTGAAACGTGTAAACAAGATTGCATTTCTGACAAGCATGCACTTGATTTGATATCCTAATCACTTGTTGCATATGCTTGAAAGGGGCAGATGCACCGGAAAAATATCACATTCTCTACAGCATAATCAATCAAGGTATATGTGGAAGTCAGTATCATAAACTGGTTTGAACATAGGACCTAACAAAACTTTGACAAGTCTACTTATGGTTCATTGATGATACTTTTGCATCCTGAATTCTTCGATAGATGCTCTAGAATGCCAAAATTAGGTATTGTGTGTTTTCAATGTCATTTAATTTTACAAACTAGACTAATTAGAGACAATAAATTTTGGCAGCAAATATGCTTCATGTTTCAGTTGAGTATAACCTGTAGAAATAATTTGGATTGGAGTTCAGTAATCTTTACacaacaaataaaaacatgtataacaaTTTGAACATCAACTTGGTAGATATTTAGTGTTTCTACTTGGTGTGTATTCATAAGTATACATAAGATGCTAAGTGTTTATAGTTCGATGAATGAAACCAGCAGTAGTAAGAGATGAAATCAGAACCAtaaaattaatgattttatgGTGCCGAAACAATTTGAAGAAACCATGGAACTATGAAGGTAATAATAAATATACGCTGTAAGAGATGCTATATCGAGTAAGCCCTACTTTACATGGAATGATAGGAATCAAATTTCAATTGCATTGTTTTAGCTGAAATCGTAGGAGCAGCTGTGTTGTGAAATCTGATCAGGATGGTTCACCAATTTTGGCTAATTTGCTCACCAGTCTGTGATTCCTTGAGTAttagatggaaaaaaaaaaaatccacaccAAAAGACCCTAAGGGAATCTCTTGAAgtcaagaatataaataaaaaagcaaTGGAATAAAGAATtgatgaagcaaaaaaaaaactcttatatACAGCTCATCACAAGTCCAACTACCGATACAATGTAATAACCTAAACATTATAGACCACCCCTGCAGAATCATGATCCAAACTTCTGTCAAAAACTTTACTCTAAAGAAGATCAATTCTCTCTAATGCCGAATAACAGTAATAAACAGGAGAGATGACATTCACACTCCTTTCTTTTGGTGTGTTAAATGAATGTACTCTTATaaataagaatcacataaaaagatgaTGTTAATGATACTTGAGTATCATCAGAAATAACTTTGCACTCATTCTCCGTTTTGCCTTCATCCATGTGCATCTCATTTTTGCTTAGGCTGATAGACAATGATCTTTGAGTATTATCTCAACCAATTTGGCCATCTATCATGATAGCTTATATCTACCAGAACCTCACAACATGTCCTCAACATGTCGATCAATTATGACGAAGCTGATGCTCTAAATATTACCACATGTCACAGAGTAATCGCAGAAAAATTAAATGCATAATGACAATTCCTCttatgaagaaaatatataacaaAAACTAATATCCATATCCTGATATTGTTATCATATCTGAATAAGATGACAAATAATTAGGCCATAATCATCTGAATATCATGATCagaaacaaaaacataaaaactCCAATCGACATCAAATGTGCCGGTGTCATTTTACTAGGGAACAAATGCCACCAAAACCAGATGAATCACGAGGTAAGATTAGTTGAGACCACTATAACACCAAAAGTGATTACTGCCGTAGAAAATTATGTTGCGACAACATCTAGACCCAGCAAAGCACGAATACGTAAGTGCCAATGATTGCCAGAACTTTGCAAGGACAGGTACAAGGATTACATGCCTGCGAGGCAGCAGCTCTTCAGCACCTCCAAGCTGATACAGAGACAAGCTCATTATGTTGCCAACAAAGGAAGAGAGAGGCCTGGCGCTTCTCCACATGAAATCCTTTGATCGACACCCTCTTCAGAAGGCATTCAGCCTGTGTCTCTGTAAAATTGCTGAATCGAATGGGCACAAACCCTGTGGTTGCAAAGTGTGCTCGCCAGGAAACCATCTTGTCATCCACCCGGTGCCGCCCAAGAATAGAACTCTCGATCCTTGGCTGTAGCAGAAACCTTTCGATCTTGCTAATCATATCTTGGTCAGTTCCAGATGCATCAATGGACTCCATAAGTACCATGGAGGACTGAAAAGCATGAAGGAAGTACTGCAAGAATGGAAGGCCACTCCGTTCGCACCCTTGGTCAACTGAGACCACAATCTTCGGGGAGAGTTGCTTCACAAGGCAGAGGAGAACCACGGAAGAAAGGTTTGCAGAAGCCACAGGGAGGTTTACAGCAACGGCTTCACCTCCCATGCCAAGGAGCTTCGAGGGATCAAAAGAATCCAGGCAATGGACGTTAAATTCAAAGGGAATGTTAAGGTCACTTGCAAAATGGGAGAGATTCTCCCGGATGAGCTGGAGCTCCAAGTCATTTTGGGAGTAATCTGAGGCCAAAACTGTGATTTTAAGTAGCCACACTGAACCTGCCACCGAACTGCGCCTCTGGGCCAGCTCCTGCATGAAGGAGGACCATTGTCCGCCAAAACCGATGTCGAAATCGATGATATGGATACGGTCAGAGCCACTGAGCTCCTCGAGGAGGGCTTGGATGCAGGTAAAATTAGAGAACTGAATGATGGGAGAGACCTCGGAGAAGGCCTTGTAAGCACTGAGCTTCTGCACAATGTCCCATTGAGTCGTGAGGGGATGAGACGAGAACTGACTCTGCCGATGGTGGGGATTCGATCTATTCGAGAGGATTAGCTGCAATGCCTCCTTGAAGTAAAAAGCAGAGCGGATAAGGGGCTTCCCCACGGGGGAGGGGAGCTGGTGATTGAGCCGTGCCAATATCCCACGGGCGCCAACGAAATTCCTCGCCTCGACCATCCTTGCAGCCTCGAAAAGCAGGTCAACCAATGCATGTTGTAGCTGAtgatgatgctgctgctgctgagcgGCCATTGCGGCCGAAGCATCGTCCACAGGAGCTGCCACCTTCGGTTTCCCCAACCTTTCCTGGGGATGAGGCAGCGTAAAGCTTGTGCTTTGCTGCTGTTGCGGGCATGACTGCTGTCGATGGATAAAGAGGTCCGAAGTGCCCCCAGGCTCCAGAAAGGGAAGTTTCGGCGGAACATGGTCAACGATCGAATGAAGGCGCTTCGGCTGGGTGGGGACGAGGAGGTGCGGCAGCTGCTGGTGCTCCACCTCCCCCGCACTGAGGAAGAAGGACGGGCTCGGGGTGGCCGATGGCTGGTTCAGAAGAAGGCCTGCGCCAAACAACTGCGGCTTGTCCTCCATGGTATCCGTCAAGTACGAGCCTGGCGGTAGACAGACCGGCTGCGAGATGCTGTCGCCTGCCAGCGGCAGTGGCGAGAAGAGCTGACTACCGGTTTGGTGGCCAAAGGTGGCCCCTTTGACGCCGGCGATCTCCGAGGGCGGAGACACCCAGCTGTTACTGTTCTCGAGCAAGAAGCTACCACCAGTAATTACGTTAGAAGCCAAAGGAGGAAGGCTGCCGATGGAAGCCGAGACGGAAAGCTCGTCCACGATCCTTCCAAAGGATTCAAGCCCAATTCCCGGGTCGAGAATCCCGAACCCCAAGCCGTCATTGCTGCCATTGAAATCCACCAGCCCTTGGGAGAAGAGcacctgctgctgttgctgcttaaGCCCGGCCGCAGAGTGGTCGACGACGTCGCCGATGATCCACCGAAGAGAAGTCTGCTCCCGGTCGGGGGAGGCCGCCGAAGTCTCCGTAAGCATCGCCTCCCAGTCTTCGACTCCAAGACCGCACCTTTCACCTCCCGCAACGAAGCCCGTGTCGAGCTGGGCTGGTATCAGCTGCAGCTCAGCCTCCCAGTCCTCCTTCCCGGACGCACCGCTGCCAGAGTCGGAGAGGGGCCATTTGTTGGCGGGGTTTTCGGAGACCACCGCCACTCCGGCGGTGTCGGAGGAGCCGCTGCTGCCCAAGGAAGAAGACAGTGTGACGGTGGAGGTGGGAGAGCTGGGGCTCCTGTGATCAAGCACCGATCTTGGCTCCGCTACCTCTGGGATCGCCAACTTTGGACTCTTATTGACCCAGAAAAGAGCTTGCTTTCCTTCTAATATTGTCTCAGCTGCATCTAAAACCCCCTTCCCCTGGCCATGATAGGGCAGACCCCTCATCTAATGCAAGAATCCAGACGCAAGTCCTTTGTTACTTTACCCCAAGAGATAAAAACAAAGTTCTTGAAAGCTGAAACAGTAGAAGGTGGACAAAGGGGAGATCTCAACTTTGTTCGGCTTCCTCTGTCTACAAGTCTACAAAATGGGACAATAATACAACGGGCGCATGCAAATTAAGCTTCAGTAgttcctcctcctctgcctcctcccATCTTTCTCAACTTTTCTTCTACACTTGTATtttcctttccttctttcttctctACTGTCCTACTTCTGTTTCAAAGCTTCTCTTTTATCTTTGAATGGGCTGTGACTGCCTGGTTGGGTTGGGAGAGAGAGCGGGAGGAGCGGGGGAAGCAGCGGGAGTTCCCTGTACTCTTCTCAAAATCTCCACTCTCTTTTTCCTCTTCCCCTTGTTCTGCGTTTGCTTTCTTCACCGCTTCTGCCACGGATGCGTGCAACACTAAAAAGAGTAAATGAAAGTGAGCCCCAaccttctctctcctctggcTCCCTTTGCCTGCTTCCTCCTCTCCTCGTTTCTCACACCACTCCACAATCGATGCTGTAAGCATGTAGCTGGTTACTCCAACGAAGAAAATGGTCAGCATAATCTCTCTTTTAGTCCAAAATGCCCTCAGAGCCATCGCAAAGACACCATTGATTTTGGAGGCTGTTTCCGTCCTTTGACACGACCCCACTTTTTGTGCCCTTTACGGAATTAAAAGTTGCCGAGACACGGCACCTTCATCGATACGACACGTCTTGAGCCGATACGATACGTGTTGTAACGGTTCAAATCTAGATAGCGTCGATCGACAGCTCATCTTCTACACGTTCGGTTTCACGCCCGGCTACTGCCGCGGCTATGCAAGTGGGTCCCGCGGCATCTTCCAATCACAAAACGGGAGGCAAGACGGGTACGCCGCAAGCGGATGGGTAAATTATTGTTCTCCACCGAGTCACCTTGCTAAAAGGTTCTTTCGGTCAACGTGAAGGGGGCATTACGAACATTTCGGCCTGTCGTATTGTACGGTCTGGATCTGAGGCCAAATTGTTGCGTTTCCGTGTAGGGTTCGTCCTTTGGTCGGATCAGCTACGGAGACAGAACAGCGGCCAGCCATTGCTTCCCTACACGGCTTTCCGTGATTGGTTTCCGACGAGCGGACGTCAAGTTGGCGGTTGTTTGGTGTTCGGGGACGACGTGGGTGAGCCGCTCCCGTGGGCACCGTGTGGCGCAGAGATCGAGGCCGTTGGATCTGCGGGGCCCGGCTTATCGAAGGTGCCGCCAGCCAATGGGGTGTCTGTGGCTCGGCGGAAACGGCGATCCAACCGATGTGGAGGGCCGTCCCAAGACTTTGGACGGCCCTGATTGACCGATTAGTCAGCATAACGCAGCTCTAGATTCGTGTCCCCAAGTTTCCACCCGACTTGGCCCGACATCTTTATCGATGACGACGCTGGTACGCACTGGGGTACAAGGAAACAAAGTACGCCGCAGGAATGTCGCGGCTCTCGACGTGCGGTCCTCGCCTTTCCAGCGACGCGATCCAACGGTCCAGCGGCTGCCTTTTAGGAATAAGAAAAGAACCAACATGTTCTCTACCTTCCTCGTAACTGGCTGAAGCTGTGGGCCCAATGCTGGTCCCATAACCACCGAGGATTAAGTGGAACTTTGCACTTTCTAAAAAAGCTTTTGTTCTTTTAGACTGAAGAAAAAGCTTCTTTTTTTCGTCATATCTGTAATGCTTATTTATTTGGTTTTctaaatgataaatatatatatatatatatacgtcgcTAATAAAGTTTGATTTAATTGGAGTATGATGATTTTATCCTTGAAATGTTACCAAGAATACTTCTATTTTGATTTTCTTTTCCCCAAAAGAAAACATTAGCAATATTAactaatgataatatatatataggaaaataTCCTGCATAGTAGTTTACTTCTCCATCATCAATCTATCAATACCTCTGATCATTTTTGTCTTCTTAAACAATATTGGTTCATGTTCATGGGccaaatcaattaataatatcaCAATATGATAAATCGGTCCAAATCGGCTTACTAATAGGATGTTTGGATACGATACAAAATTTAGCTTTAGACAATGAT belongs to Musa acuminata AAA Group cultivar baxijiao chromosome BXJ1-11, Cavendish_Baxijiao_AAA, whole genome shotgun sequence and includes:
- the LOC135597586 gene encoding scarecrow-like protein 27 gives rise to the protein MRGLPYHGQGKGVLDAAETILEGKQALFWVNKSPKLAIPEVAEPRSVLDHRSPSSPTSTVTLSSSLGSSGSSDTAGVAVVSENPANKWPLSDSGSGASGKEDWEAELQLIPAQLDTGFVAGGERCGLGVEDWEAMLTETSAASPDREQTSLRWIIGDVVDHSAAGLKQQQQQVLFSQGLVDFNGSNDGLGFGILDPGIGLESFGRIVDELSVSASIGSLPPLASNVITGGSFLLENSNSWVSPPSEIAGVKGATFGHQTGSQLFSPLPLAGDSISQPVCLPPGSYLTDTMEDKPQLFGAGLLLNQPSATPSPSFFLSAGEVEHQQLPHLLVPTQPKRLHSIVDHVPPKLPFLEPGGTSDLFIHRQQSCPQQQQSTSFTLPHPQERLGKPKVAAPVDDASAAMAAQQQQHHHQLQHALVDLLFEAARMVEARNFVGARGILARLNHQLPSPVGKPLIRSAFYFKEALQLILSNRSNPHHRQSQFSSHPLTTQWDIVQKLSAYKAFSEVSPIIQFSNFTCIQALLEELSGSDRIHIIDFDIGFGGQWSSFMQELAQRRSSVAGSVWLLKITVLASDYSQNDLELQLIRENLSHFASDLNIPFEFNVHCLDSFDPSKLLGMGGEAVAVNLPVASANLSSVVLLCLVKQLSPKIVVSVDQGCERSGLPFLQYFLHAFQSSMVLMESIDASGTDQDMISKIERFLLQPRIESSILGRHRVDDKMVSWRAHFATTGFVPIRFSNFTETQAECLLKRVSIKGFHVEKRQASLFLCWQHNELVSVSAWRC